In the Larimichthys crocea isolate SSNF chromosome XXI, L_crocea_2.0, whole genome shotgun sequence genome, one interval contains:
- the psmd7 gene encoding 26S proteasome non-ATPase regulatory subunit 7: protein MPELAVENVVVHPLVLLSVVDHFNRIGKVGNQKRVVGVLLGSWQKKVLDVSNSFAVPFDEDDRDDSVWFLDHDYLENMYGMFKKVNARERIVGWYHTGPKLHKNDIAINELIKQYCTNSVLVIIDVKPKDLGLPTEAYISVEEIHDDGTPTSKTFEHVTSEIGAEEAEEVGVEHLLRDIKDTTVGTLSQRITNQVHGLKGLNSKLLDIRSYLERVTAGKLPINHQIIYQLQDVFNLLPDVNLLEFTKAFYLKTNDQMLVVYLASLIRSVVALHNLINNKISNRDAEKKEGQEKEEGKKEKKDDKEKKDEKDKDKEKEKADGAKKDEKKKK from the exons ATGCCGGAGTTAGCGGTGGAAAACGTGGTCGTTCACCCCCTGGTGCTGCTCAGCGTGGTGGAtcattttaacag GATAGGAAAAGTTGGCAATCAGAAACGAGTGGTTGGCGTCCTGCTGGGATCATGGCAGAAGAAAGTGTTGGACGTCTCAAACAGTTTTGCAG TGCCATTTGACGAGGACGACAGGGATGACTCAGTGTGGTTCCTGGATCATGACTACTTGGAGAACATGTATGGCATGTTCAAGAAAGTTAATG CCAGGGAAAGAATAGTCGGATGGTACCACACAGGACCCAAGCTACATAAAAATGACATCGCCATCAATGAGCTCATCAAGCAGTACTGTACCAATTCG GTGTTAGTCATAATAGATGTGAAGCCCAAAGATCTTGGTCTACCCACAGAAGCATACATCTCTGTGGAGGAAATACACGAT GATGGCACTCCAACATCCAAGACGTTTGAACACGTCACCAGTGAGATTGGAGCTGAGGAGGCAGAAGAAGTGGGTGTGGAGCACCTGCTCAG AGATATCAAGGATACCACAGTGGGCACTTTGTCACAACGCATCACAAACCAGGTTCACGGCCTGAAGGGACTCAACTCGAAGCTGTTGGACATTCGCTCTTACCTGGAGAGAGTGACGGCAGGCAAACTTCCCATCAACCACCAGATCATCTATCAGCTGCAGGATGTCTTCAACTTGCTGCCAGACGTAAATCTACTG GAGTTCACAAAAGCCTTCTACCTTAAGACCAATGACCAGATGCTGGTGGTGTACCTGGCGTCACTCATACGCTCTGTGGTGGCTCTGCACAACCTGATCAACAACAAGATTTCCAACCGGGACGcagaaaagaaggaaggacaggaaaaggaggaaggcaagaaagagaagaaggatgacaaagagaaaaaagatgagaaggacaaagacaaggagaaggagaaagcagATGGTGCCaagaaagatgagaagaagaaaaaataa
- the LOC109137416 gene encoding dynein light chain roadblock-type 2: protein MAGSEHAEVEETLKRIGAQKGVIGTIVVNAEGIPLRTTLDNSTSVQYAKVFHQLTMKARSTVRDIDPQNDLTFLRVRSKKHEILIAPENEFLLIVIQSPRE, encoded by the exons ATGGCAGGATCCGAGCAC GCTGAGGTTGAGGAGACACTGAAGAGGATTGGTGCCCAAAAAGGTGTGATTGGAACAATAGTTGTCAATGCAGAGG gTATTCCCCTGAGAACAACTTTAGATAACTCCACCTCAGTTCAGTATGCAAAGGTTTTTCACCAGCTCACGATGAAGGCCAGGAGCACAGTGAGGGACATCGACCCTCAGAATGACCTCACCTTCCTCCGAGTCCGCTCCAAGAAGCATGAGATCTTGATTGCGCCAG AGAACGAGTTTCTGCTGATAGTCATCCAGAGCCCACGTGAATAG